One stretch of Prosthecobacter debontii DNA includes these proteins:
- a CDS encoding AAA domain-containing protein codes for MILETMLQRLFASLVHGPSMNARPHRSRQRCDWMDFSLLQGLEPASALKTLLDKRKIEFPVKVPVFTAPSFPEAEWSDDQKQARDAYQKQTKLLKKLRDIADDALEYMNDHGESCLALGFPLISMPPAADEKSLRGSSSRVLAPLLLMPIQLQVRTGSRAGVTLECVGEGADLLVANPALLAWLERQTGKSFGEIYLDEEASDPWREVEELLGQINALLDLVPPPAFHHETVLEAVPMADKLPKSVSVLPSAVLGLFPLSNQSLLRDTRWMLENQPTLQEPVSAFLHPQALHDEAPETESADESVTVQGRDFAQEWLVSAADPCQANAVLASREAKALVVHGPPGTGKSQTITNMIADHLARGERVLFVCDKRTALDVVKYRLDATGLGDLCGVVHDPSADRKDFYMGLREQLENLADTPVPQDPRGQLQSVNDQLAALHLELESYRQKIHANSNPAERSFHDLLGQWLSHAAKADAPVFDKIPGLQLAEVEAAATTVDEMVRRAEKAGYPTNPFRDLLGIGLADFLTRSTRDTHAVFETLDAAAKQADADRPNVLIIPLDTAKPLVNQAAVRESAVALLREIAVSADLTLAGIIARVAAPKRQEWKRELPEVQAWLQQSETPLDRAMLSGARSAGVLTLAAANQHLAALQAWEPIAGSFFKKLFAGSAKKAATAALVPLGLSLDAGWQQGLAFYREVKSRLLVNDWLGRVTAAEVAWLDDGEMQTRVKLIQNTWELLDLFQTLGAADVLQAHLDDPTAVYRLADGLTQEVRWAQALHHLSQLVRQSGLFLAGVENGFIERWLGEEPAQQITHAWLVHLTSLEDIVRLQHALEQLPTLMQEPAKQMLREAVPAEDIQAAFIHQAVENLLRDRLHHDPALAAIDGERIEAAFDAFLRLSQDKVVHVRNYVRFLWVTHQRGRLLASTGSQLNKLGVGLRQRLYVRGKKALKLRQMLATGAEVEGGDPLFDLCPVWMASPSTVAQIFPRNAIFDVVIFDEASQCRLEEALPVLLRGHRVVIAGDQKQLPPTRFFESALADSGDSDAETAEELFYQQQQEAEDLLTAALNLDVREAYLDVHYRSRNEALIGFSNEQYYGSRLQPIPGHPRNKALSTPIRLHRVNGVYAERANVQEAEAAVNLIAELLAEPNPPSIGVACFNLTQKEAIHEALAKRVESDAEFARKYEAAKTRKGRDSFEGLFVKNLENVQGDERDVMIISTTFGPDTQGKFRRNFGALSQREGGRRLNVLVTRARDAVHVLTSIPTAEYTAVEAVPPGQIPNGRLQLYAYLRYAERLAEVFASYQEDLEKMRRDAKPELKAWETATPSRLATALGQAMLDRHETGIHIHWGNEGFCVDVACIHPLMPADVTVGVLTDFSRFHKTPDPIEWDIFRTRVLRTQGWEIQRLWSPVLFRRFEEMLQQVKAGHDRLSAPPSDKQIASMVE; via the coding sequence ATGATTCTCGAAACAATGCTTCAGAGGCTGTTTGCCAGTCTGGTCCACGGTCCCTCCATGAATGCCCGTCCACACCGCTCCCGGCAGCGCTGTGATTGGATGGATTTCAGCCTTTTGCAGGGATTGGAGCCCGCCAGTGCCCTGAAAACCCTGTTGGATAAGCGGAAAATCGAGTTTCCCGTCAAGGTTCCGGTATTCACGGCACCGTCTTTTCCTGAAGCGGAGTGGTCCGACGACCAAAAACAGGCCCGGGATGCCTATCAAAAGCAGACCAAGCTGCTGAAAAAGCTGCGCGACATCGCGGACGACGCCTTGGAATACATGAATGATCATGGAGAATCTTGCCTAGCTCTAGGGTTCCCTCTCATCTCGATGCCCCCAGCCGCAGATGAAAAATCCTTGCGCGGTTCCTCCAGTCGAGTGCTGGCGCCGCTGCTCCTGATGCCGATCCAGCTCCAGGTGCGCACCGGCTCTCGTGCAGGTGTGACCCTGGAATGTGTGGGCGAAGGCGCCGACCTCCTCGTGGCGAATCCGGCCCTTCTCGCTTGGCTTGAGCGGCAGACGGGGAAGTCATTCGGTGAAATCTACCTGGATGAGGAGGCCAGTGATCCCTGGCGAGAGGTGGAGGAGCTTTTAGGGCAGATCAATGCGTTGCTCGATCTGGTGCCGCCACCTGCCTTTCATCACGAAACCGTGCTGGAGGCCGTGCCCATGGCCGATAAGCTGCCGAAATCTGTGTCGGTCCTACCCTCGGCCGTGTTGGGTCTGTTCCCGTTGTCCAATCAATCCCTGCTGAGGGATACCCGCTGGATGCTGGAAAATCAGCCGACACTCCAGGAACCCGTCTCAGCCTTTCTCCATCCGCAGGCTTTGCACGATGAAGCTCCAGAAACCGAGAGCGCGGATGAGTCGGTGACGGTTCAAGGACGCGATTTTGCTCAAGAATGGCTGGTTTCTGCGGCTGACCCTTGCCAAGCCAATGCGGTTCTAGCCTCACGCGAGGCGAAGGCGCTGGTCGTTCACGGTCCACCTGGGACGGGGAAAAGCCAGACGATCACCAACATGATCGCGGATCACCTCGCACGTGGCGAGCGTGTCTTGTTCGTCTGCGATAAACGCACGGCTCTTGATGTGGTGAAGTATCGCCTGGATGCGACTGGGCTGGGGGATCTCTGTGGGGTGGTGCATGATCCCAGTGCGGATCGCAAAGACTTCTACATGGGCCTACGGGAGCAGTTGGAAAACCTCGCTGACACACCGGTTCCGCAGGATCCACGAGGTCAGTTGCAGTCGGTGAATGACCAACTGGCAGCCCTGCATCTGGAACTCGAGAGTTATCGCCAAAAGATTCACGCGAACAGCAATCCAGCGGAGCGGAGTTTTCATGATTTGTTAGGTCAATGGTTGAGTCATGCAGCGAAAGCCGATGCGCCTGTGTTCGATAAGATTCCCGGCTTGCAACTCGCCGAGGTCGAGGCGGCTGCGACGACTGTGGATGAGATGGTGCGCCGCGCTGAGAAGGCTGGTTATCCCACCAATCCTTTTCGAGATTTGTTAGGGATCGGTCTGGCCGATTTTTTAACGCGTTCGACTCGCGATACACATGCGGTGTTTGAGACTCTGGATGCAGCGGCGAAACAGGCGGATGCAGATCGTCCGAATGTGCTTATCATTCCCTTGGATACGGCCAAACCCTTGGTGAATCAGGCGGCGGTGCGTGAATCGGCGGTGGCGCTGCTCCGGGAAATCGCCGTTAGCGCCGACCTCACACTTGCAGGGATTATAGCGCGAGTGGCTGCGCCCAAACGTCAGGAATGGAAGCGTGAGCTTCCTGAGGTGCAGGCTTGGCTTCAACAGTCGGAAACACCGTTGGATCGGGCGATGCTTAGCGGGGCCCGCAGCGCGGGTGTGTTGACCTTGGCGGCGGCCAATCAACACCTCGCAGCTCTACAGGCGTGGGAACCGATTGCGGGGAGCTTTTTCAAGAAGCTCTTTGCTGGATCAGCGAAGAAAGCCGCTACTGCAGCTTTGGTCCCTTTGGGGCTGAGCCTCGATGCAGGTTGGCAGCAAGGGCTGGCCTTTTATCGAGAGGTGAAAAGTCGTCTTCTGGTTAACGATTGGTTAGGTCGAGTGACGGCTGCTGAGGTTGCCTGGCTGGATGATGGCGAGATGCAAACACGGGTAAAGTTGATCCAAAACACCTGGGAACTTCTGGATCTCTTCCAAACCCTCGGAGCGGCAGATGTGCTGCAAGCTCATCTGGATGATCCAACGGCCGTCTATAGGCTGGCCGATGGTTTAACCCAAGAAGTGCGGTGGGCGCAGGCTTTGCATCATCTCAGTCAACTGGTGAGACAAAGTGGTTTGTTTCTCGCAGGGGTGGAGAACGGTTTTATCGAACGTTGGTTGGGGGAAGAGCCAGCGCAGCAGATCACTCATGCTTGGCTTGTTCATCTCACCTCGTTGGAAGACATCGTGCGTCTCCAGCATGCGTTGGAGCAGCTCCCGACGCTCATGCAAGAACCTGCCAAGCAGATGCTTCGGGAGGCCGTGCCAGCGGAGGACATTCAGGCCGCGTTCATACACCAGGCGGTCGAGAACCTGTTGCGGGATCGCTTGCATCATGATCCAGCCTTGGCGGCGATTGATGGGGAGAGGATTGAGGCGGCCTTCGATGCTTTTCTGCGACTATCTCAGGACAAGGTGGTGCATGTGCGGAACTATGTTCGCTTTCTTTGGGTGACTCATCAGCGTGGTCGTTTGTTGGCGAGTACAGGCTCTCAACTCAACAAGCTCGGGGTAGGTCTGAGGCAACGTCTTTATGTGCGTGGCAAGAAGGCGCTGAAGCTACGCCAGATGCTGGCGACGGGGGCCGAAGTGGAAGGAGGAGATCCACTCTTTGATCTCTGCCCCGTCTGGATGGCCAGTCCTTCCACGGTCGCTCAGATTTTTCCGCGCAATGCCATTTTCGATGTGGTCATTTTTGACGAGGCTTCCCAGTGTCGTTTGGAAGAGGCTCTACCCGTTTTGCTCCGTGGACATCGTGTCGTGATTGCAGGTGACCAGAAACAGTTACCCCCCACGCGTTTCTTTGAGTCGGCCTTGGCGGACTCTGGTGATAGTGATGCGGAAACAGCGGAGGAATTGTTTTATCAGCAACAGCAAGAGGCTGAAGACTTACTGACGGCAGCCCTCAATCTGGATGTTCGTGAGGCCTATTTGGATGTCCACTATCGCAGTCGGAATGAGGCGCTGATCGGCTTCTCCAATGAGCAATATTACGGCTCACGCCTGCAGCCTATTCCCGGTCATCCACGCAATAAGGCCCTGAGCACACCGATCCGTCTGCATCGTGTCAATGGCGTGTATGCCGAGAGGGCCAATGTGCAGGAAGCCGAGGCTGCGGTGAATCTCATCGCCGAACTTCTGGCTGAGCCGAATCCACCTTCCATTGGTGTGGCGTGTTTTAATCTCACACAAAAAGAGGCGATTCATGAAGCGCTCGCCAAGCGGGTGGAAAGTGACGCTGAATTTGCCCGCAAGTATGAAGCGGCCAAGACCCGCAAAGGCCGGGATTCCTTCGAGGGGCTCTTTGTCAAAAACCTCGAAAATGTGCAAGGGGATGAACGCGATGTGATGATCATCAGCACCACATTCGGTCCCGACACCCAGGGCAAGTTCCGACGTAACTTTGGAGCCCTATCGCAACGGGAAGGAGGACGTCGTCTCAATGTGCTGGTGACCCGTGCGCGTGATGCGGTGCATGTTCTCACTTCCATTCCCACTGCTGAATACACCGCCGTGGAAGCGGTGCCTCCCGGCCAGATCCCGAATGGACGATTGCAGCTCTATGCCTACCTGCGTTATGCGGAACGTCTGGCCGAGGTCTTTGCGAGTTATCAAGAGGACTTGGAGAAAATGCGCAGGGATGCGAAGCCTGAGTTGAAGGCGTGGGAAACTGCGACTCCCTCACGGCTGGCCACAGCTCTGGGGCAAGCGATGCTGGATCGTCATGAGACGGGCATACACATCCATTGGGGCAATGAGGGTTTTTGCGTGGACGTGGCCTGCATTCATCCGCTGATGCCTGCGGATGTGACGGTGGGTGTGCTCACCGACTTCAGTCGTTTTCACAAGACCCCTGACCCGATCGAGTGGGATATCTTCCGCACCCGAGTTCTGCGCACTCAAGGCTGGGAGATCCAGCGTCTTTGGTCGCCCGTTTTGTTTCGCCGATTTGAAGAGATGCTGCAGCAGGTGAAAGCTGGGCATGATCGCCTCTCCGCCCCGCCTTCCGACAAACAGATTGCTTCTATGGTGGAGTGA
- the zwf gene encoding glucose-6-phosphate dehydrogenase, with product MPELENPFQETLLQRHRAEPCTVVIFGATGDLTNRKLIPALYNVAVEGDLPPQFKVVGFARRDKSDDVFRKELEEGNRKNSRQGHNDELWASFSQSIHYHRSEFEDLDGYKALADLLNKFDEERGAPANRLFYLASAPEAFKPILEMLRAAGLNQGVGGKWARVVCEKPFGKDLKSARALNETVAATFEEKDTYRIDHYLGKETAQNIMVLRFANALFEPNWNSRYIDHVQITCAENLGMEGGRGGYYDTAGALRDMVQNHLFQLLSLVAMEPPTDLSADSVRDEKVKVIRALRPLVGPEAVGANIIRAQYTAGSVDGVPRVGYRQEDRVNPESQTEAYVALRLFIDTWRWQGVPFYIRVGKQLPKKATEISVHFKRPPQVPFATARLPGSSENTLVIRIQPDEGIALRILAKQPGQALSMQQVKMDFRYSSSFGKASPEAYERLLLDAMAGDATLFARRDEVESAWKFIDELENAWHKSDTPPPMCEYPAGSWGPKEADDLLRQDGREWRTL from the coding sequence ATGCCTGAACTGGAAAATCCCTTTCAAGAAACGCTCCTTCAGCGCCACCGCGCAGAACCATGCACCGTGGTGATCTTTGGCGCGACCGGCGACCTAACGAACCGCAAACTGATCCCGGCACTCTACAATGTGGCCGTGGAAGGTGATCTGCCGCCCCAGTTCAAGGTGGTAGGTTTTGCCCGCCGTGATAAGTCGGATGATGTCTTCCGCAAGGAGCTGGAGGAAGGCAACCGCAAGAACAGCCGCCAAGGCCATAATGACGAGCTTTGGGCCAGCTTTTCCCAGAGCATCCATTACCACCGCAGCGAGTTTGAAGATCTGGACGGTTACAAGGCCCTGGCTGATCTCCTAAACAAATTCGACGAAGAACGTGGCGCCCCTGCCAATCGCCTTTTCTACCTCGCCTCGGCTCCTGAGGCCTTTAAACCGATCCTAGAAATGCTGCGCGCCGCAGGTCTGAACCAAGGCGTTGGCGGTAAATGGGCTCGTGTGGTCTGTGAGAAGCCTTTTGGGAAGGACCTGAAGAGCGCCCGCGCCCTGAACGAGACCGTGGCAGCCACCTTCGAGGAAAAAGACACCTATCGTATCGACCACTACCTGGGCAAGGAAACCGCCCAGAACATCATGGTGCTGCGCTTTGCCAATGCCCTGTTCGAGCCCAATTGGAACAGCCGTTACATCGATCACGTGCAGATCACCTGCGCCGAAAATCTGGGCATGGAAGGCGGCCGGGGTGGTTACTACGACACCGCCGGTGCCCTGCGTGACATGGTGCAAAACCACCTCTTCCAGCTCCTGTCCCTGGTGGCCATGGAGCCTCCGACCGACCTCAGCGCGGATAGCGTGCGTGATGAAAAGGTGAAGGTCATTCGTGCCCTACGCCCGCTTGTCGGTCCAGAAGCCGTCGGTGCTAATATCATCCGCGCTCAATACACCGCTGGCAGCGTGGATGGCGTGCCGAGGGTGGGTTACCGCCAGGAAGATCGCGTGAATCCGGAATCTCAGACGGAAGCTTACGTGGCCCTGCGCCTCTTCATTGATACCTGGCGCTGGCAAGGCGTACCGTTCTACATCCGCGTCGGCAAGCAGCTTCCGAAAAAGGCCACCGAGATCAGCGTGCATTTTAAGCGCCCGCCGCAGGTGCCCTTCGCCACCGCTCGCCTCCCCGGCAGCAGTGAAAACACCCTGGTCATCCGCATCCAACCGGATGAAGGCATCGCCCTGCGCATCCTCGCCAAACAGCCTGGGCAGGCCCTGTCCATGCAGCAGGTGAAGATGGATTTCCGCTACAGCAGCAGCTTTGGCAAAGCCAGTCCTGAGGCCTACGAGCGCCTGCTCCTGGATGCCATGGCCGGTGACGCCACCCTCTTTGCCCGCCGCGACGAAGTGGAAAGCGCCTGGAAGTTCATTGATGAACTGGAGAACGCTTGGCACAAGTCCGATACACCACCACCGATGTGCGAATACCCTGCCGGCTCCTGGGGGCCGAAGGAAGCCGACGACCTCCTCCGCCAGGATGGCCGCGAGTGGCGGACGCTGTGA
- a CDS encoding peptidylprolyl isomerase: MSVSLRHFICSAGLLCLAAPVFSQSSSNGIAAVVNGNVVTKSEVRDAVNAQEQMLRIQLQNDPAALKRELSNLRANALDSLIDRELVLAEFKRLGAAIKSQWVDDDINSIVRENFKGDREAFVKELANSGMTLKKFREMREKMMIVQAMRGRQAAEQPPATPREVEEFYKKHVAKWRTGDMIKISTITIPKYSGDASASPESQRKLAQEIRSKLLKGADFATTARTYSLDSHAEDGGAWDWMGREQMKPSIANVAFNLKTGGLSEVIDDEAAYIILTCDAVKYGTPKPMGEVREEIERVISAEKSKAIVDKWMDTLRKRAVIKKFGW; the protein is encoded by the coding sequence ATGTCCGTTTCTCTGCGTCATTTCATCTGCTCAGCGGGTCTGCTTTGCCTGGCAGCTCCGGTCTTCTCCCAATCTTCCAGCAACGGTATTGCCGCTGTGGTGAATGGAAACGTCGTCACCAAATCGGAGGTGCGGGACGCGGTGAATGCCCAGGAGCAAATGCTGCGGATCCAGCTCCAGAATGATCCTGCGGCCCTCAAGCGGGAACTTTCCAACCTGCGCGCCAATGCCTTGGACAGCCTGATTGATCGCGAGTTGGTGCTGGCCGAATTCAAACGTCTCGGCGCAGCCATCAAAAGCCAGTGGGTGGATGACGACATCAACTCCATCGTGCGCGAGAATTTCAAAGGCGACCGCGAGGCTTTTGTCAAAGAACTGGCCAACTCGGGCATGACGCTGAAAAAATTCCGCGAGATGCGCGAGAAGATGATGATCGTGCAGGCGATGCGCGGCAGACAGGCCGCCGAGCAGCCACCGGCCACGCCCCGTGAAGTGGAGGAGTTTTACAAAAAGCACGTCGCCAAATGGCGCACCGGGGACATGATCAAAATCAGCACCATCACCATCCCCAAATACAGCGGTGATGCGAGTGCCTCCCCCGAAAGTCAGCGCAAGCTGGCCCAAGAGATCCGCAGCAAGCTGCTCAAAGGCGCAGACTTTGCCACCACCGCCCGCACCTACTCCCTAGACAGCCACGCGGAAGACGGCGGTGCCTGGGACTGGATGGGCCGTGAGCAAATGAAGCCTTCCATCGCCAACGTCGCTTTCAATTTGAAAACCGGTGGCCTGAGCGAAGTCATCGATGACGAGGCCGCTTACATCATCCTGACCTGCGACGCCGTCAAATACGGCACCCCCAAGCCCATGGGTGAAGTCCGCGAAGAAATCGAGCGCGTCATCTCCGCCGAGAAGTCCAAGGCGATCGTGGACAAATGGATGGACACCCTACGCAAGCGCGCCGTGATCAAGAAGTTCGGTTGGTAA
- a CDS encoding SDR family oxidoreductase, giving the protein MKKPKIVLITGCSRGLGRAMIPEFIARGWTVAGCARDEQMISALQKEFPQPHWFQPCDVAHADIVEHFCHLLQKHCGLPDLVLNNAAIVNANAPIWEVSADEFDRVVDINIKGPTHVMRHLLPPMLERGSGVIVNFSSGWGRCTAPEVAPYCATKYAIEGLSQAVAQETGGKVAVIPLNPGIIDTRMLRSCFGHDAGHYPGPEVWARTAVPFLIGLGPKDNGRPLTAPGG; this is encoded by the coding sequence ATGAAGAAGCCCAAAATCGTTCTGATCACCGGCTGTAGCCGCGGCCTTGGCCGAGCCATGATCCCTGAGTTCATCGCCCGTGGATGGACAGTCGCAGGCTGTGCACGCGACGAACAGATGATTTCCGCCCTACAGAAAGAGTTCCCTCAGCCGCATTGGTTCCAGCCCTGCGATGTCGCCCACGCCGATATCGTCGAGCATTTTTGTCACCTCCTCCAAAAACACTGCGGACTCCCGGATCTCGTGCTCAACAATGCCGCCATCGTCAATGCCAATGCTCCGATCTGGGAAGTGAGCGCGGATGAGTTTGACCGAGTCGTGGATATCAACATCAAAGGCCCGACCCATGTGATGCGTCATCTGCTGCCACCCATGCTGGAGCGGGGCAGCGGTGTCATTGTCAATTTTTCCTCGGGTTGGGGCCGCTGCACCGCCCCCGAGGTGGCCCCCTACTGCGCCACGAAATACGCCATTGAAGGTCTGTCTCAGGCCGTGGCTCAGGAGACCGGTGGTAAGGTGGCTGTCATTCCTTTAAACCCAGGCATCATTGATACCCGAATGCTGCGCAGTTGCTTCGGTCATGATGCCGGGCACTACCCTGGTCCCGAGGTGTGGGCAAGAACAGCGGTGCCTTTTTTGATTGGCCTCGGCCCCAAGGACAACGGTCGCCCCCTGACGGCTCCCGGTGGGTAA
- a CDS encoding glucose-6-phosphate dehydrogenase assembly protein OpcA — MPLSEDTLSCLGAEVPLPKIDRALKELWATDGANKTRASLINFAIYSEDPESIVKNNEQMGRIADDNACRALLITCLPDIQPQRARAWINALCRPYQGKQIVCSEQLSFVLEGGDATQVQNVVFAHLDSDLPLIVWWQGDLTKRFEERFYSRIDTLIIDSRRWSDPAAEFAWLNEAKASAHFDVRDLSWTRSHFLRTALANSFQDIKAREHLNNIETIEVTHAPGQRCAALLLGGWICLRLGASLEANARGLTFIKANGSRVTLSLQESSAGCALQALRLTAPCLEVSITRDGSSAFVHTHASCEGHSHEEMLPADVVSDAELISSQLSRAGGSTHYKNVLPLIGPMLARIS; from the coding sequence ATGCCTCTCTCCGAAGACACCCTTTCCTGCCTTGGCGCTGAAGTTCCACTGCCAAAGATCGACCGCGCTCTCAAAGAATTGTGGGCTACCGATGGAGCGAACAAAACCCGCGCCTCGTTGATCAACTTCGCCATTTACAGCGAAGACCCTGAGAGCATTGTCAAAAACAATGAGCAGATGGGTCGGATCGCGGACGACAATGCCTGCCGGGCTCTATTGATCACTTGCCTGCCTGACATCCAGCCCCAGCGAGCTCGTGCCTGGATCAATGCCCTCTGCCGCCCGTATCAGGGGAAGCAGATCGTCTGCAGCGAGCAGTTGTCCTTCGTTCTGGAAGGTGGCGATGCGACTCAGGTTCAAAATGTGGTTTTTGCCCACCTCGATTCCGACCTGCCTTTGATCGTGTGGTGGCAGGGAGATCTGACCAAACGCTTTGAAGAGCGTTTTTACAGTCGGATTGACACCCTCATCATCGACAGCCGACGCTGGTCGGATCCCGCTGCCGAGTTTGCTTGGCTGAATGAGGCCAAAGCATCCGCTCATTTCGATGTGCGTGACTTGAGCTGGACTCGCAGCCACTTCCTGCGCACCGCCCTGGCGAACAGCTTCCAGGACATCAAAGCCCGCGAGCATCTGAATAACATCGAGACTATCGAGGTGACTCATGCCCCAGGTCAGCGTTGTGCCGCCCTGCTCTTGGGAGGCTGGATCTGTCTCCGCCTCGGAGCGAGTCTGGAGGCAAACGCCCGTGGACTCACCTTCATCAAGGCCAATGGCAGCCGCGTCACCCTCAGCCTTCAGGAGAGCAGCGCAGGCTGTGCCCTCCAGGCCCTACGCCTGACGGCCCCGTGTCTGGAAGTCTCCATCACACGCGATGGCTCCTCCGCCTTCGTCCATACCCACGCCTCTTGTGAGGGACATAGCCACGAGGAAATGCTCCCTGCTGACGTGGTCAGTGATGCCGAGCTCATATCCTCCCAGCTCAGCCGGGCAGGGGGCAGCACCCACTACAAGAACGTTTTGCCGCTGATCGGCCCCATGCTGGCTCGTATTAGTTAA